In Nitratireductor mangrovi, the genomic window TCCAGCGTCATCAGCATCCTCAGCACCGTTGTCTTGCCGGAGCCGGACGGGCCGATGATCGACACCTTTTCGTTGCGCTGGATGTCGAGGTCGAGCTGATCGAGCACCGTCAGGCTGCCATAGCGCTTGGTGACGTTCTCGAAACGGACCATCGGTTCGCTCATGACGGGCTCCTACTGCAGATGGTAGCGGCGATTGAGCCAAAGGCTGACGCCCTGGACGATCGCCGAGGCAACGAGGCTGAAGAACAGGTAGAGCGCGCCCGCTGTGGTGATCGCCTCGATGTAGCGGTAGTTCTCGGCGCCGAAATTCTTGGCCCGCTGGAGCATTTCCAGGATGGCGATAGCGGCGAGGATCGGCGTGTCCTTGAACATGCCGATGAAGTAGTTGCCGAGGCTCGGCACGATCGGCGGGATCGCCTGCGGCAGGATGATCACCCGCCAGGCGCGCGGCGTCGAAAGGTTGAGCGCCGTGCAGGCCTCCCACTGGCCGCCGTCGACATTCTCGATGCCGGCCCGGTAGCACTCCGAGCAATAGGCGGCATAGTGGATGCCGAGCATGCCGACACCGGCGATCCAGGCAGGAATGACGATGCCAAATTGCGGACCGACGAAATAGACGAAGAATATCTGCAGGAGCAGCGGCGTGGAACGGATGAACTCGATGATCTCGGCCATGACACCGCGCACGAGGCGGTTCGGCGACTGGCGGATCAGTGCGAAGATCAAACCCAACACCAGCGCGATCGCGAAGCCGATGAAGGTTGCCTGAACGGTGACGACGGCGCCCCGGTAAAGATACGGCAGCGCCTCCCAGACATATTCCCAGTCCCAGATGTTCACGCCAGCGCCTCCCGCACGAAGCCGCGCGAGAAGCGGCGCTCAAGCCAGCGCACCAGCGGCGTGATCAGGGCCCGCGCGATGACGTAGTAGCCGAACAGCGCGACCGCGAAGAACAGCAGATAGTTGCCGGTCGCGTCGGCGGCGAGCTTCGCCGCGGTGGTGAGCTCGGTGATGGTGATGAAGAAAATCAGCGACGTGCCCTTGAGCAGCTCAATGAGCAGGTTGCCCCAGGGCGGCAGCATGCCGCGGATCGCCTGCGGCAGGATGATCCGCCGCATCATGGTCAACCGCGGAAAGTTGAGCGCCGTGGAGGCCTCGTACTGGCCGCGCGGCACGCTCTGGATGGCGGCTCGGACGAGTTCAGCCCCGTAGCCGGAGACGTTCATGCCGACACCGATGATAGCGACCGTCCATGGTGACATGGTGAGCCCGAAGATCGGCAGGACGAAGAACCACCAGTAAAGCTGCACCAGCATGGAGGTTCCACGGAAAAACTCGATATAGGCCACCGCAAGCCAGCGCAGCGGCGCCACCGTCGAAACCCGGATCAACCCCACGACGAGGCCAAGCGCGATCGCCACCAAAGAGGCGCCGACCGTGACGAGCAACGTGACGGCCACACCCTTGAACAGCGCAGCAACGCTGAAGCCCAGTGCAAACTCGTTCATGCAGCCGACCCCCGCCTAGCGTCTCCCGGACGAACCGGGAAACGCCTGGTTCAGTTCAGCCCGCAGGCGCGGGGTGGATCAACCTTCGCAGAGCTTTGCGGTCGGCGTGCCGTCGGGCAGGTTGGCCTTTGAGTAGCCGTAGGGCTTGACCGATTCCATCATTTCGTCGGAACCGATGTAGTCCTTGAGAGCCGCATTGAAGGCGTCGACCTCTTCCTGCTGGTTGGGCAGGAAGGCCAGGCCCGGATAGCCGTCGATGACCGGCGGCGTGAACGGGTCGGCGAGCTCGACTGCTTCGTCCTTGTCGGCGAACTCCTTCATGGTGAAGTAGGTGCCGCTGCCGGCCGCGGCGCGCCCTGCCTTGACCGCCTGCAGGATTTCGGCCGGTCCGG contains:
- the ehuD gene encoding ectoine/hydroxyectoine ABC transporter permease subunit EhuD produces the protein MNIWDWEYVWEALPYLYRGAVVTVQATFIGFAIALVLGLIFALIRQSPNRLVRGVMAEIIEFIRSTPLLLQIFFVYFVGPQFGIVIPAWIAGVGMLGIHYAAYCSECYRAGIENVDGGQWEACTALNLSTPRAWRVIILPQAIPPIVPSLGNYFIGMFKDTPILAAIAILEMLQRAKNFGAENYRYIEAITTAGALYLFFSLVASAIVQGVSLWLNRRYHLQ
- the ehuC gene encoding ectoine/hydroxyectoine ABC transporter permease subunit EhuC, whose amino-acid sequence is MNEFALGFSVAALFKGVAVTLLVTVGASLVAIALGLVVGLIRVSTVAPLRWLAVAYIEFFRGTSMLVQLYWWFFVLPIFGLTMSPWTVAIIGVGMNVSGYGAELVRAAIQSVPRGQYEASTALNFPRLTMMRRIILPQAIRGMLPPWGNLLIELLKGTSLIFFITITELTTAAKLAADATGNYLLFFAVALFGYYVIARALITPLVRWLERRFSRGFVREALA